A stretch of the Lactuca sativa cultivar Salinas chromosome 9, Lsat_Salinas_v11, whole genome shotgun sequence genome encodes the following:
- the LOC111895551 gene encoding small rubber particle protein isoform X2 — protein sequence MADASSVTDEPEVQSEQEKLKHLEFVEAALVQAIVYASKAYDFAKDKTGPLKPSVETFETHVKTVVGPAYEKLQDYPIVALKFVDRKVDESVTQIDGAMPPYVKGLTTTTKGLLVKVDPVAEGYASSAWKTLNYLPFVTTVAKAIAPSATLITEKYNQTAQQTSSFLPLVPTEKISRVFAIPSDTKPDEPVEEVPRGEEEAVEEAGEEVVEPAAAGEEEVVEA from the exons ATGGCCGACGCTTCTTCTGTTACCGATGAACCAGAG GTTCAGAGCGAACAAGAGAAGTTGAAGCATTTGGAATTCGTGGAAGCTGCATTAGTGCAAGCAATTGTTTATGCATCAAAAGCTTATGATTTTGCTAAGGACAAGACTGGGCCTTTGAAACCTAGCGTGGAGACATTTGAGACTCATGTCAAGACTGTCGTTGGCCCTGCTTATGAAAAGCTCCAGGATTACCCTATTGTGGCTCTCAAGTTTGTTGATCGTAAG GTTGACGAGTCTGTTACCCAAATAGATGGTGCGATGCCTCCATATGTGAAGGGTTTAACAACTACAACCAAAGGTCTTCTAGTCAAGGTGGATCCAGTCGCTGAGGGATACGCTTCTTCAgcttggaaaaccctaaattaccTTCCATTTGTGACTACAGTAGCTAAGGCAATTGCACCATCAGCAACTTTAATTACTGAGAAGTACAACCAGACTGCCCAGCAAACATCATCATTTCTGCCATTGGTGCCCACTGAGAAGATTTCTAGGGTATTCGCCATTCCTTCAGACACAAAACCAGATGAACCGGTGGAGGAGGTCCCACGTGGAGAGGAAGAAGCTGTGGAGGAGGCAGGGGAGGAAGTTGTAGAGCCTGCTGCAGCTGGAGA
- the LOC111895551 gene encoding small rubber particle protein isoform X1 yields MADASSVTDEPEYFLSLLQKVQSEQEKLKHLEFVEAALVQAIVYASKAYDFAKDKTGPLKPSVETFETHVKTVVGPAYEKLQDYPIVALKFVDRKVDESVTQIDGAMPPYVKGLTTTTKGLLVKVDPVAEGYASSAWKTLNYLPFVTTVAKAIAPSATLITEKYNQTAQQTSSFLPLVPTEKISRVFAIPSDTKPDEPVEEVPRGEEEAVEEAGEEVVEPAAAGEEEVVEA; encoded by the exons ATGGCCGACGCTTCTTCTGTTACCGATGAACCAGAG TATTTTTTGTCTTTGTTGCAAAAGGTTCAGAGCGAACAAGAGAAGTTGAAGCATTTGGAATTCGTGGAAGCTGCATTAGTGCAAGCAATTGTTTATGCATCAAAAGCTTATGATTTTGCTAAGGACAAGACTGGGCCTTTGAAACCTAGCGTGGAGACATTTGAGACTCATGTCAAGACTGTCGTTGGCCCTGCTTATGAAAAGCTCCAGGATTACCCTATTGTGGCTCTCAAGTTTGTTGATCGTAAG GTTGACGAGTCTGTTACCCAAATAGATGGTGCGATGCCTCCATATGTGAAGGGTTTAACAACTACAACCAAAGGTCTTCTAGTCAAGGTGGATCCAGTCGCTGAGGGATACGCTTCTTCAgcttggaaaaccctaaattaccTTCCATTTGTGACTACAGTAGCTAAGGCAATTGCACCATCAGCAACTTTAATTACTGAGAAGTACAACCAGACTGCCCAGCAAACATCATCATTTCTGCCATTGGTGCCCACTGAGAAGATTTCTAGGGTATTCGCCATTCCTTCAGACACAAAACCAGATGAACCGGTGGAGGAGGTCCCACGTGGAGAGGAAGAAGCTGTGGAGGAGGCAGGGGAGGAAGTTGTAGAGCCTGCTGCAGCTGGAGA